In Verrucomicrobiales bacterium, one genomic interval encodes:
- a CDS encoding addiction module protein: MSLSEELRTGDPEIGAAWKQETRRRLAEIENGTVQPVDGESVSARIRQIVGGNTTRAGYAA; encoded by the coding sequence ATGAGTTTGAGCGAGGAGTTGCGCACAGGCGATCCTGAAATCGGAGCCGCCTGGAAACAGGAAACACGCCGACGCCTGGCTGAGATCGAGAATGGGACTGTGCAGCCGGTGGACGGTGAATCCGTCTCTGCCCGCATCCGCCAAATCGTTGGAGGGAATACAACCCGTGCAGGCTATGCAGCTTAG